Below is a window of Turneriella parva DSM 21527 DNA.
TTGCGGTATACTTTGTCCGCGAAAGAGGCTCAAGAAGAAATAATTGCAGCTATGAACCAGCGCCTCACCCAGATTTACAGCACCGTGACCCTCGGGTGTCCAGCAGCGCAAGTCTGCCTCGCGTTTGCGCTCCGCCGGGCAGAGAATGGTTTGCCTGGCATCGAGCCCCTTTTCGAGCAGGTACCACGCAGCGAAGGGTTTCAAGAGCGAGCCGACCGGGGCGAGTTCTTCGGTACCAGACTCAGCGAGGGTACGGGGTTCGCCTGAACCCACTTCGACGACCACAAACGCTGCCCGGGGCTTTTTCGCAGCACCGGCTGCGCCAAGCCCGCAGCCGAGGCAAAAAGCGGAAAGCAAAATTCGATTTACGGCACCTTTTGAAATGCGCATGTTCTAGCCGACACGGTTACAATGGATGTCACGGCGAAAAGAGAAGACCTGAAGCTCACGGTCAATGAGATATTCTACAGCATTCAGGGCGAGGGCAGTTACGCGCTGCATCCCTGTGTTTTCGTGCGGCTCACAGGCTGCAATCTGCGCTGCACCTGGTGCGACACAACGTATTCATTCTACGAAGGTGAGCCGCAGACAATCACGCAGATTTTGCAGACTGTCACGGGGTATGCGGCGAAAAATGTCGAAATCACAGGCGGCGAGCCGCTGCTGCAGAAAAATGTGTATCCACTAATGCATGCGCTGCACGAGTCAGGGCACAAGGTCTTGCTCGAAACATCCGGCTCGGTCAAGGTGAATCAGGTGCCGCAATTTGTGCATACCATTCTCGACATGAAGGCGCCCGGCTCAGGCGAACACAAAAAAAATCGCTACGAGAACCTTCAATTACTCAAAAGCTCCGACGACTTAAAAATTGTTATCGCCAATCATGAGGATTTTCAATTTGCTGAAGACCTGATACGCGAACACAAAGTCGAAGCGTTGCTGCAAAATCCGGTCATTATTCAGCCAGTTTTTGGCGAGCTTAACCTTGCAGAGGCCGGCGAATGGCTTAAAAATTCACCGCTCAATCTTCGGCTCGGCATGCAGCTGCACAAATACATCTACGAACCCACGCTCAGAGCGGTCTGATGCAGATAGAAAAAGAGTTTATTTTCGATTCTGCGCACTTTCTCCCGTTGGTGCCCGAAAACCATAAATGCAGAAAACTGCATGGCCACACCTACCGCGTCACCATTGCCGTGTCAGGTGAAATCAACCCCCAGGGGTGGATTATGGATTTTGCCGATATCGGCGATATCGTGAAGCCGATTGTGCGCTCGATCGATCACACGCTGCTCAACTCTGTCGAAGGGTTAGAGAACCCAACCGCAGAAAATATTGCGCGTTGGCTGTTTGACCGTATTAAAGAGAAATTACCAGAACTTGCGTTTGTGATTGTTCAAGAAGGCGAGTCGTCTCGCGTGATCTATCCCCAAAGGCAATAATGGCGCCGCGTGCAGTTGTGCTTCTTTCAGGCGGGCTCGACTCGGCGACCTGCATGTATCTCGCCCGCGAGCATGGCTTTGAAGTCGAGGCCATCTCGTTCAACTACCAGCAGCGTCATAGTGTTGAATTGACCGCGGCGCAAAGGCTCGCAGCTACCTGCGGCGCCAACCATACGATTATCGACGTGAATTTGCGAGCGATCGGTGCGTCGGCTTTAACGAGTGATATTGCTGTGCCAAAAGGCGGCACACACCTGCAGGGCGAAGCGGTGATACCTTCGACGTATGTGCCGGTGCGCAACCTGGTATTTCTCTCTCTCGCCTATGCAT
It encodes the following:
- a CDS encoding 7-carboxy-7-deazaguanine synthase QueE, whose product is MDVTAKREDLKLTVNEIFYSIQGEGSYALHPCVFVRLTGCNLRCTWCDTTYSFYEGEPQTITQILQTVTGYAAKNVEITGGEPLLQKNVYPLMHALHESGHKVLLETSGSVKVNQVPQFVHTILDMKAPGSGEHKKNRYENLQLLKSSDDLKIVIANHEDFQFAEDLIREHKVEALLQNPVIIQPVFGELNLAEAGEWLKNSPLNLRLGMQLHKYIYEPTLRAV
- the queD gene encoding 6-carboxytetrahydropterin synthase QueD; this encodes MQIEKEFIFDSAHFLPLVPENHKCRKLHGHTYRVTIAVSGEINPQGWIMDFADIGDIVKPIVRSIDHTLLNSVEGLENPTAENIARWLFDRIKEKLPELAFVIVQEGESSRVIYPQRQ